One part of the Bacteroidota bacterium genome encodes these proteins:
- a CDS encoding bifunctional 5,10-methylene-tetrahydrofolate dehydrogenase/5,10-methylene-tetrahydrofolate cyclohydrolase (catalyzes the formation of 5,10-methenyltetrahydrofolate from 5,10-methylenetetrahydrofolate and subsequent formation of 10-formyltetrahydrofolate from 5,10-methenyltetrahydrofolate), which translates to MTIIDGKKISEEIQSEIAEEVKKIKSSGGKTPHLAAILVGNDGASETYVGGKVKACERVGFKSTLVRLPDTISETDLVKKISELNNDKDIDGFIVQLPLPKHISERKVIEAIAPEKDVDGFHPANVGRMALSLPTYLPATPYGILQLIERYKIETVGKNCVVIGRSHIVGSPMSILMARNTYPGNCTVTITHSKTKNLKEICLSADILIAALGKAEFLTADHVKQGAVVIDVGITRVKSDKTKSGWKLLGDVKFDEVAPKCSFITPVPGGVGPMTITSLMMNTLKANKKEIYK; encoded by the coding sequence ATGACAATAATAGACGGAAAAAAAATAAGCGAAGAAATCCAAAGCGAAATTGCTGAGGAAGTAAAGAAGATAAAATCTTCAGGAGGAAAAACTCCGCATCTGGCTGCAATACTTGTAGGCAATGATGGCGCGAGCGAAACGTATGTTGGCGGGAAAGTAAAAGCGTGTGAGAGAGTCGGGTTCAAATCAACGCTGGTCAGATTGCCTGATACAATTTCCGAAACTGATTTGGTGAAAAAGATTTCAGAACTGAATAATGACAAGGATATTGACGGATTCATTGTTCAACTTCCGCTTCCTAAACATATTTCAGAAAGAAAAGTTATTGAAGCCATTGCTCCTGAAAAAGATGTGGACGGTTTTCATCCTGCCAATGTGGGGAGGATGGCATTGAGCTTACCCACTTATCTTCCTGCAACTCCATATGGAATTCTTCAACTGATAGAGCGCTACAAAATAGAAACCGTGGGAAAAAATTGTGTTGTGATCGGAAGAAGCCATATCGTAGGTTCACCGATGAGCATTCTGATGGCGCGGAATACTTATCCCGGAAATTGTACCGTTACCATCACCCACAGCAAAACAAAAAACTTAAAAGAAATTTGTTTGAGTGCGGATATTTTAATTGCCGCGCTCGGCAAAGCAGAATTTCTTACCGCTGATCATGTAAAACAAGGAGCAGTAGTAATTGATGTTGGCATAACAAGAGTGAAATCGGATAAAACAAAATCCGGCTGGAAACTTTTAGGCGATGTGAAATTTGATGAAGTAGCCCCGAAATGTTCTTTCATCACTCCTGTTCCGGGCGGAGTGGGACCGATGACGATAACTTCTCTGATGATGAATACGCTGAAAGCGAACAAAAAAGAAATTTACAAGTGA
- a CDS encoding LytTR family transcriptional regulator DNA-binding domain-containing protein: MPVKIIIVEDEAILAESCKRMLTGFGYDVTGIALNKNAAEQLFRKTEFDLAILDINMGARYDGIELAHLLNTDYKKPFIFLTSYVDQVTIEKAKITQPLAYLLKPFTKDDLYTGIEIALAARTKKEEEYVLIKDGHLLIKVFLNDILFMKSDNIYVEVFTSDKTYLQRTSLDQFLSQLPQNKFLRTHRSYAVNISKVKALNGQYLVIGKELIPVSRNHIDLVRKHFGS; this comes from the coding sequence ATGCCAGTAAAAATAATCATTGTAGAAGATGAAGCCATTCTTGCCGAAAGCTGCAAGCGAATGCTCACAGGTTTTGGATACGATGTAACCGGAATTGCATTGAATAAAAATGCTGCTGAACAATTATTTCGCAAAACGGAATTTGACCTTGCCATTCTTGACATTAACATGGGCGCCCGATACGATGGCATTGAACTGGCGCATTTACTCAACACTGATTACAAAAAACCTTTCATCTTTCTTACTTCTTATGTTGATCAGGTAACCATTGAAAAAGCCAAAATAACACAACCCCTGGCTTATCTGCTGAAACCGTTTACAAAAGACGATTTGTACACAGGCATCGAAATTGCATTGGCGGCAAGAACCAAAAAGGAAGAAGAATATGTTCTGATTAAAGACGGGCATCTGCTGATAAAAGTTTTTCTTAACGATATTCTTTTCATGAAGTCAGATAATATTTATGTAGAAGTGTTTACCAGCGATAAAACATATCTGCAACGCACAAGTTTAGACCAGTTTCTTTCTCAACTGCCGCAGAATAAATTTCTGCGAACACACCGTTCCTATGCGGTTAACATTTCAAAAGTAAAGGCCCTCAACGGTCAATATCTGGTAATCGGCAAGGAACTTATTCCCGTTTCCCGCAATCATATAGACCTTGTCAGGAAGCATTTTGGCTCGTAA
- the ffh gene encoding signal recognition particle protein: MFENLSDKIDRAFKILKGQGKITEVNVSETLKEIRKALLDADVNFKVAKTFTDNVKQKALGQNVLTSISPGQLMTKITRDELAELMGGKNEEIRLSGNPTVILMSGLQGSGKTTFSGKLANYLKTKRGKNPLLVACDIYRPAAIDQLKVLGEQIGVAVFAEPENNNAVDIAKKGVQFAKDNGHTIVIIDTAGRLAIDEQMMNEIAAVKKAADPQEILFVVDAMTGQDAVNTAKAFNERLDFSGVVLTKLDGDTRGGAALSIKSVVNKPIKFVGTGEKMDAIDVFHPDRMADRILGMGDIVTLVEKAQENFDVEEGKKLQKKLSQNKFDFNDFIGQLQQIKKMGNMKDLMGMIPGVGKAIKDVDINDDAFKGIEAIIQSMTPKERSNPDLINGSRRQRISKGSGREIQEVNRLMKQFEDMRKMMRMVGNKDQMKKMMQNMPRPR, encoded by the coding sequence ATGTTTGAGAATTTATCCGATAAAATAGACCGCGCCTTTAAAATCCTCAAAGGGCAGGGCAAGATCACGGAAGTGAACGTGAGCGAAACGCTCAAGGAAATCCGCAAAGCGTTGCTGGATGCGGATGTGAATTTCAAAGTTGCAAAAACTTTTACGGATAATGTAAAACAGAAAGCGCTGGGACAGAATGTGCTCACAAGTATTTCGCCTGGGCAATTGATGACTAAGATCACCCGCGATGAACTGGCGGAACTCATGGGTGGGAAGAACGAGGAGATCAGACTTTCCGGAAATCCAACTGTAATTCTGATGAGCGGATTGCAGGGTTCAGGTAAAACAACTTTCTCAGGCAAGCTTGCCAACTATTTAAAAACAAAACGCGGAAAAAATCCTTTGCTCGTTGCCTGCGATATTTATCGCCCTGCCGCCATTGACCAGCTGAAAGTTTTGGGAGAACAGATCGGTGTTGCTGTTTTTGCAGAGCCGGAAAATAATAATGCGGTTGACATCGCCAAGAAAGGAGTTCAGTTCGCAAAAGATAACGGACACACGATTGTGATTATTGATACTGCCGGTCGTCTGGCAATTGACGAGCAGATGATGAATGAAATTGCTGCTGTGAAAAAAGCGGCTGATCCGCAGGAGATTTTATTTGTAGTGGATGCGATGACCGGGCAAGATGCTGTGAATACCGCTAAAGCATTTAACGAGCGTTTGGATTTTAGCGGAGTTGTTCTTACAAAATTAGATGGCGATACACGTGGCGGTGCTGCGCTTTCCATCAAAAGCGTGGTGAACAAGCCCATTAAGTTTGTCGGAACAGGCGAGAAGATGGATGCGATAGATGTCTTTCATCCCGATAGAATGGCGGATAGGATTTTGGGAATGGGTGATATTGTTACGCTGGTAGAAAAAGCACAAGAAAATTTTGATGTGGAGGAAGGAAAAAAACTTCAGAAGAAACTTTCGCAGAATAAATTTGACTTTAATGATTTTATCGGGCAGCTTCAGCAGATAAAAAAAATGGGCAATATGAAAGACCTCATGGGAATGATTCCCGGAGTTGGCAAAGCAATAAAAGATGTGGATATAAATGATGATGCATTCAAAGGAATTGAAGCCATTATTCAATCGATGACTCCGAAAGAAAGAAGCAACCCCGATTTGATTAACGGAAGCCGAAGGCAAAGGATTTCAAAAGGTAGCGGACGGGAAATCCAGGAAGTGAATCGTTTGATGAAACAGTTTGAAGATATGCGCAAGATGATGCGTATGGTTGGGAATAAAGATCAGATGAAAAAGATGATGCAGAATATGCCGCGACCAAGATGA
- a CDS encoding SpoIID/LytB domain-containing protein, giving the protein MRRFFLFYYFFIVLCPLAIAYAPQNNQQTLQIHLFASNTISSVNFFHVSGEYIVYGDSAKLFDADKISFITVSLAGDSVLLQKINYRKKFRSVWFVPKADASSFKIKSLQPDYKPRTYDDELQITSGNSTLRLINKVDIEKYVAGVVQWEVGTKNPQEFNKVKTIVIRTYALGNWRRHEDEGFQLCDEVHCQVFRGKTFSQNIHDAALETSEYILVDDSVRIIPAAFHSNCGGQTMNSEDVWSKAVSGLRSVSDTFCLKKANAVWQKKIPKDLWLDYVKTKYGFPISDSNEVRKILNFDQPNRLVYLVNNDFFIPLKFVREDMKLKSTFFSIKEEGENVVFTGKGFGHGVGLCQEGAMRMAEKGYSYTKILNYYYTNIHLIRFSQLDFFKAE; this is encoded by the coding sequence ATGCGAAGGTTTTTCCTGTTTTATTATTTTTTCATTGTTCTTTGCCCTTTGGCAATTGCCTATGCACCACAAAACAATCAGCAAACATTACAGATTCATCTCTTTGCCAGTAATACCATTTCTTCGGTAAATTTTTTTCACGTTTCTGGCGAGTATATTGTGTATGGCGACAGCGCAAAACTTTTTGACGCGGATAAAATTTCTTTCATAACAGTTTCGCTTGCCGGTGATTCAGTGCTTCTTCAGAAAATAAATTACCGGAAAAAATTCCGCTCGGTATGGTTTGTTCCTAAAGCCGATGCGTCAAGTTTTAAAATAAAATCTCTTCAGCCGGATTATAAGCCAAGAACGTATGATGATGAACTGCAAATCACTTCTGGTAACAGCACGTTGCGCTTGATCAATAAAGTTGACATTGAAAAGTATGTGGCTGGAGTGGTGCAATGGGAAGTAGGAACAAAAAATCCGCAGGAGTTCAACAAAGTAAAAACAATTGTGATCCGAACCTATGCATTGGGCAACTGGCGCAGGCATGAAGACGAAGGATTTCAATTATGCGATGAGGTGCATTGTCAGGTTTTTCGCGGAAAAACTTTCAGTCAGAATATTCACGATGCGGCTTTAGAAACGTCTGAATATATTCTGGTGGATGACAGCGTGCGCATCATCCCAGCAGCATTTCACTCTAACTGTGGCGGCCAGACCATGAACTCAGAAGATGTGTGGTCAAAAGCAGTTTCGGGGCTGCGTTCGGTGAGTGATACATTTTGTTTAAAGAAAGCAAATGCCGTATGGCAAAAAAAAATTCCAAAGGATTTGTGGCTTGATTATGTTAAAACAAAATATGGTTTTCCTATAAGCGATTCTAATGAAGTCAGAAAAATTTTGAATTTCGACCAACCCAACCGCCTTGTTTATTTAGTGAACAATGATTTTTTTATCCCTTTGAAATTTGTTCGCGAAGACATGAAACTGAAATCAACTTTCTTTTCAATAAAAGAAGAAGGTGAAAATGTTGTATTTACCGGAAAAGGATTTGGACATGGAGTTGGCCTATGTCAGGAAGGCGCTATGCGAATGGCAGAAAAAGGATATTCCTACACAAAAATTTTGAACTATTATTATACGAACATTCATCTGATAAGGTTTTCTCAGCTTGATTTCTTTAAAGCTGAGTAA
- a CDS encoding alkaline phosphatase family protein: MKNQAPPKSSPLGRTFNSFSFSPSNGRGRGWAFFLLLLFLFSCQHDVPLPNPPVYKTKNVFIVVMDGARYSETWGESTQINIPRIKNLASQGVMCASFYNDGQTVTVPGHTAITTGNYEVINNGGFEIPSSPSIFQYYRAQFSKPAEDAWVITSKDKLEVLSDCIDSNWEGKFRPRTDCGVNGNFSGYREDSVTYQHVIDTVKKYHPHLVLVNFKHPDAAGHANNWLDYINQTENVDKYAGLLWNYLQSDDTYAGTTTLFVTNDHGRHLDAVADGFVSHGDNCNGCRHIFLLGIGPDFKTNCIDENKYSLIDIPATVSKLMGINLPGGQGKVMTTILK; the protein is encoded by the coding sequence ATGAAAAACCAAGCCCCACCTAAATCCTCCCCGTTAGGGAGGACTTTCAACTCTTTTTCTTTCTCCCCTTCTAATGGGAGGGGTCGTGGGTGGGCTTTTTTTCTCCTTCTTCTTTTCCTCTTCTCCTGCCAGCATGACGTTCCATTGCCCAATCCTCCCGTGTATAAAACGAAAAATGTTTTTATTGTTGTGATGGACGGGGCGCGTTATTCTGAAACATGGGGAGAATCCACACAAATAAATATTCCAAGAATTAAAAATCTTGCTTCACAGGGAGTAATGTGCGCAAGTTTTTACAATGACGGGCAAACAGTTACCGTTCCGGGACATACTGCAATCACTACAGGAAATTATGAAGTAATCAATAATGGCGGATTTGAAATTCCTTCTTCCCCTTCTATCTTTCAGTATTACCGCGCCCAGTTTTCAAAACCTGCAGAAGATGCCTGGGTGATTACTTCAAAAGATAAATTAGAAGTGCTTTCTGATTGTATTGATTCAAACTGGGAAGGGAAATTCCGTCCGCGGACTGATTGCGGAGTGAATGGAAATTTTAGCGGATACAGGGAAGATTCTGTAACCTATCAGCATGTGATTGATACGGTGAAAAAATATCACCCTCATCTGGTGCTTGTAAATTTCAAGCACCCCGATGCGGCAGGGCACGCAAATAATTGGTTAGATTATATTAATCAAACCGAGAACGTAGATAAATATGCCGGTCTGTTGTGGAATTATTTACAAAGTGATGATACGTATGCTGGAACTACAACCCTGTTTGTGACGAACGATCATGGAAGGCATTTGGATGCTGTGGCAGATGGATTTGTTTCGCATGGAGATAATTGCAATGGATGCAGGCATATATTCTTGCTCGGGATTGGACCTGATTTTAAAACAAATTGCATAGATGAAAATAAATATTCGCTTATTGATATTCCTGCAACAGTTTCTAAGCTGATGGGAATTAATTTGCCTGGCGGGCAAGGAAAGGTGATGACAACGATTTTAAAGTAG
- a CDS encoding PD40 domain-containing protein, with protein MKLFLRIFFIIGIFPLSSVICQAQQNYSTKSKKAIKYYEEATKFYDGKNFEAATEDLKKAIKEDDSFIEAHMLLGYIYSDLNQNQKAIVEIKKALGINPDFYPGNYFSLARLQFCTGQYKDAKENYVKFLDKPSANAEMNKMAERDIKSCDFAVTAIDNPVPFKPINAGDGLNSQHDEYYPSITADEQTFLFTRKLPTTKSQYGFQEDFYVSDKTVDGKWGKAYGIGPKINSESNEGAPCLSADGQMLFFVACETDFGYGVDRTGFGSCDIFYSYKNGNDWSKPKNVGPPVCTKWWETQPSFSSDGKTLYFIRGTIDASGKRSQDIYTAVLKDDGKWSGATKLSNKINTPYNEESVFIHPDNQTLYFSSDGHPGMGGLDIFMSRRQANGEWGEPVNLGCPINTFNDENSLLVSRDGKTAWFASDRVGGYGGLDIYSFDLYEQARPGKTIYVKGKVFDAVTKAPLEADIDVVDLQTGISLVKWVSKKSNGEFLICLPVNKNYAFNTSRTGYLFHSENFSLLENKDYQPIAINIPLSPITKDSTVILRNVFFDTDKFDLKDESKVELNKLVDFLNKNPTLKIELSGHTDNVGDKKHNQILSENRAKSVLEYLSANGIAKDRLTSKGYGDTKPVIANDTDEHRQMNRRTEFKVVSK; from the coding sequence ATGAAATTGTTTCTCAGAATATTTTTTATCATCGGCATCTTCCCTCTGTCATCCGTTATCTGCCAAGCCCAGCAGAATTATTCCACTAAAAGTAAAAAAGCAATTAAATATTATGAAGAAGCGACTAAGTTTTATGATGGAAAAAATTTTGAAGCAGCAACTGAAGATTTGAAGAAAGCAATTAAAGAAGATGATTCATTTATTGAAGCTCACATGCTGCTGGGATATATTTACAGCGATTTGAATCAAAACCAGAAAGCAATCGTGGAAATAAAAAAAGCTCTTGGGATTAATCCCGATTTTTATCCGGGAAATTATTTTTCCCTTGCCCGCCTGCAGTTCTGCACAGGTCAATATAAGGATGCGAAAGAAAATTATGTAAAGTTTTTAGATAAACCTTCTGCCAATGCTGAAATGAATAAGATGGCAGAGCGGGATATAAAAAGCTGCGACTTTGCTGTTACCGCAATTGACAATCCGGTTCCGTTCAAGCCAATCAATGCGGGCGATGGATTGAATTCGCAGCACGATGAATATTACCCTTCCATCACGGCAGATGAGCAAACGTTTTTGTTTACACGAAAACTTCCTACAACTAAAAGTCAATACGGCTTTCAGGAAGATTTTTATGTGAGCGATAAAACAGTTGATGGTAAGTGGGGAAAGGCATACGGCATTGGTCCGAAAATTAATTCTGAGAGCAATGAGGGAGCTCCTTGCCTTTCTGCTGACGGGCAGATGTTATTTTTTGTAGCCTGCGAAACTGATTTTGGATACGGAGTTGACAGAACAGGTTTCGGAAGTTGTGATATTTTTTATTCTTATAAAAACGGAAATGACTGGTCGAAGCCAAAAAATGTTGGTCCGCCAGTCTGCACCAAGTGGTGGGAAACTCAGCCAAGTTTCTCTTCCGATGGAAAAACATTGTATTTCATTCGCGGCACTATTGATGCGAGCGGAAAAAGAAGCCAGGATATTTATACTGCTGTTTTGAAAGATGACGGTAAGTGGAGCGGTGCCACAAAGCTGAGCAACAAGATAAATACTCCCTACAACGAAGAATCTGTTTTCATTCACCCTGATAATCAAACATTGTATTTTTCATCTGACGGACATCCCGGAATGGGTGGGCTGGATATTTTCATGTCGCGCAGACAGGCGAACGGTGAATGGGGAGAACCGGTGAATTTAGGTTGCCCGATAAATACGTTTAATGATGAAAACAGTTTGCTTGTTTCCCGCGATGGAAAAACTGCATGGTTTGCTTCTGACAGAGTGGGTGGTTACGGTGGATTGGATATTTATTCCTTTGATTTGTATGAGCAGGCACGTCCCGGAAAAACTATTTATGTGAAAGGAAAAGTTTTTGACGCGGTAACAAAAGCTCCTCTTGAAGCAGATATTGATGTGGTGGATTTGCAAACGGGAATTTCTTTGGTGAAGTGGGTTTCAAAAAAATCGAACGGAGAATTTTTGATTTGTCTCCCCGTGAATAAGAATTACGCATTCAATACTTCCAGGACTGGTTATCTTTTTCATTCAGAAAATTTTTCTCTTCTTGAAAATAAAGATTACCAGCCGATTGCCATAAACATTCCTCTTTCTCCCATTACAAAAGATTCAACAGTGATTTTGAGAAATGTTTTTTTTGATACCGATAAGTTTGATTTGAAGGACGAATCGAAAGTCGAGTTAAATAAACTGGTGGATTTTCTGAATAAGAACCCAACACTGAAAATTGAACTGAGCGGGCACACAGATAATGTTGGCGATAAAAAACACAATCAGATTCTTTCAGAAAACAGGGCAAAGTCAGTGCTTGAATATCTATCAGCTAATGGAATTGCAAAAGACAGACTAACTTCAAAGGGATATGGCGATACAAAACCCGTTATTGCAAATGATACGGATGAGCATCGGCAAATGAATCGAAGAACTGAATTTAAAGTTGTTTCCAAGTAA
- a CDS encoding OmpA family protein produces the protein MKILRALSLLLSFFLIYSFSYGQGQRAYGDFSSSSNKKTEKTILKSARKQFDLGNYAEAQQKYWDLLKLDSANPMYNLEQAQSLFNNFRQPASIPYFEKAINYSKDTLGEAYYFLASAYHLDGKFDLAKKNYKTYLSILDEFGTDLLEEEEADLKNDIKHKIEMCDNGKILAQSPVSKITINGKTHSFEITNVGNDVNSEYDDYDAVLSANDSVMYFTSRRDSTTGGKLDWDDKYFEDIYVSGLGKKGWGKSFGIGDPVNTDKHEAMISISADGKTIYFYRGVKQGTFYSSNLLGGAWSKPTILYEKSDVNTKAWETSFFGFLVSGNELYVVSDREGGAGGRDIFVSLKQPDGTWGPLNDMGAPINTEYDEDAPYITADGKTMYFSSTGHNSMGGFDIFKSEKAGDKWSEPVNLGVPINTPGDDIYFLLANKSDRAFYSSSSQAADGTKDMDVYMIDLCDDIPTTTINGLAMGVSKGTILISEKESGKEVGSCEIKNGKYSVKIEHGKNYLFTLRTSGLEPVSAEVRVPKQCRQYDLYQELNFTQPGQPLVFKNAFFDIKNIAGSMNYSEFLAKADKSKLPGYNEVSVTTNAVMVVMVDTIKKVTTTADTSGKTKTDTTTTIKTTISFNNVLFDFNKSNLKKEFLPELDKAVALLKKDYPKVKFEVAGHTDSKGKDSYNMNLSNLRASAVANYLVSKGIKRSRMKVVGYGASKPIAPNTNADGSDNEDGRAKNRRTEIVIIR, from the coding sequence ATGAAAATCCTCAGAGCATTATCTTTGTTGTTATCTTTTTTTCTCATTTATTCTTTTTCCTATGGTCAGGGGCAAAGAGCCTATGGCGATTTTTCCAGTTCCTCCAATAAAAAAACAGAAAAGACAATTCTGAAATCAGCGCGCAAACAGTTTGATTTAGGAAATTATGCCGAAGCGCAGCAGAAGTATTGGGACCTCTTGAAATTAGATTCTGCCAATCCAATGTATAACCTTGAGCAGGCGCAGTCACTCTTCAATAATTTTCGCCAGCCAGCCTCCATTCCTTACTTCGAGAAAGCAATCAACTATTCAAAAGATACGTTGGGTGAAGCGTATTATTTTCTTGCCAGCGCTTATCACCTTGACGGAAAATTTGATTTAGCGAAGAAGAATTACAAAACCTATTTGTCAATTCTTGATGAGTTTGGCACAGATTTATTGGAAGAAGAAGAGGCGGATTTGAAAAACGACATAAAACACAAAATAGAAATGTGCGACAACGGAAAAATACTTGCACAATCTCCTGTAAGTAAAATAACCATCAACGGAAAAACTCATTCATTTGAAATTACGAATGTTGGCAATGATGTAAACAGCGAGTATGATGATTATGATGCCGTTTTATCAGCCAATGACTCCGTCATGTATTTCACTTCAAGAAGAGACAGCACTACAGGAGGAAAATTGGATTGGGACGATAAATATTTTGAAGACATTTATGTGTCTGGATTAGGAAAGAAAGGTTGGGGGAAAAGTTTTGGTATTGGCGATCCGGTTAATACGGACAAGCACGAAGCCATGATCAGCATTTCGGCTGACGGAAAGACAATTTATTTTTACCGTGGTGTCAAGCAAGGAACTTTTTATTCCAGCAACCTCCTTGGTGGTGCATGGTCAAAGCCAACTATCCTGTATGAAAAATCTGACGTAAATACAAAAGCATGGGAAACAAGTTTCTTCGGTTTTTTAGTTTCCGGAAATGAATTATATGTGGTGAGCGACCGGGAAGGAGGAGCAGGAGGAAGGGATATTTTTGTTTCTCTAAAACAACCTGACGGCACATGGGGTCCATTGAATGATATGGGTGCACCCATTAATACTGAATACGATGAAGATGCTCCGTACATTACTGCAGACGGAAAGACTATGTATTTTTCTTCCACCGGACATAACAGCATGGGCGGATTTGATATTTTCAAATCAGAAAAAGCAGGTGATAAATGGTCAGAGCCCGTAAATCTTGGCGTTCCGATTAATACACCCGGTGATGATATTTATTTTCTCTTGGCAAACAAAAGCGACCGCGCGTTTTATTCTTCTTCTTCGCAGGCAGCAGACGGAACAAAGGATATGGATGTGTACATGATTGATTTATGCGATGACATTCCAACCACCACCATCAACGGGCTAGCCATGGGAGTTTCAAAAGGAACAATTCTGATTTCAGAAAAAGAATCTGGAAAAGAAGTCGGCTCATGTGAAATAAAAAATGGAAAATATTCGGTTAAGATTGAGCACGGAAAAAATTATTTATTTACACTCAGGACAAGCGGACTAGAACCTGTTTCTGCTGAAGTACGTGTTCCGAAACAATGCAGGCAATATGATTTATACCAGGAACTTAATTTCACTCAGCCCGGTCAGCCATTGGTTTTCAAGAATGCCTTCTTCGATATTAAAAACATAGCCGGTTCAATGAACTATTCTGAGTTTCTGGCAAAAGCAGATAAAAGCAAATTGCCGGGATACAATGAAGTCAGCGTAACTACCAACGCAGTAATGGTGGTAATGGTTGACACCATTAAAAAAGTAACCACAACTGCCGATACTTCCGGAAAAACAAAAACAGATACTACTACAACTATCAAAACAACAATTTCATTTAACAATGTCCTTTTTGATTTCAATAAATCAAATCTCAAAAAAGAATTTTTGCCTGAACTCGATAAAGCAGTTGCGTTGCTGAAAAAAGATTATCCGAAAGTTAAGTTTGAAGTCGCAGGTCATACTGATTCAAAAGGAAAAGATTCTTACAATATGAATCTCTCCAATCTCAGGGCAAGCGCGGTGGCAAACTATCTTGTGTCAAAAGGAATCAAGCGCAGCAGGATGAAAGTTGTCGGCTATGGCGCTTCAAAACCAATTGCGCCTAACACAAATGCCGATGGTTCAGATAATGAAGATGGAAGAGCCAAAAACCGCAGAACCGAGATTGTGATTATCCGGTAA
- a CDS encoding radical SAM protein, translating to MEMFYSIQGEGFNTGKPAWFIRIGGCDVGCHWCDVKESWDASIHPLTETDIIIKNASMHSAKAVVVTGGEPCMYDLNYLTEQLKQKGIQTFLETSGAYEITGTWNWVCLSPKKTMPVLEENFTKAHELKIIIHNKNDFRFAEINSEKMDNENLFLQPEWSKRSEMLPLIVEYVQQNPKWRISLQTHKYIGIP from the coding sequence ATGGAAATGTTTTATTCCATTCAGGGCGAGGGATTCAATACCGGAAAGCCCGCCTGGTTCATCCGCATTGGCGGGTGTGATGTGGGCTGTCACTGGTGCGATGTGAAAGAAAGCTGGGATGCAAGCATTCATCCGCTGACAGAAACAGATATAATTATTAAAAATGCGTCCATGCATTCTGCAAAAGCAGTAGTTGTAACCGGTGGTGAGCCCTGCATGTATGATTTGAATTATCTCACAGAACAATTGAAGCAAAAAGGAATACAGACATTTCTTGAAACTTCCGGAGCTTATGAAATAACGGGTACATGGAACTGGGTTTGCCTGTCTCCAAAAAAGACAATGCCTGTGCTGGAAGAAAATTTTACAAAAGCCCATGAGCTGAAGATCATCATTCATAATAAAAATGATTTCAGATTTGCTGAAATAAATTCAGAAAAGATGGATAATGAAAATCTGTTTCTCCAGCCAGAATGGAGTAAACGCAGTGAAATGCTGCCGCTCATCGTTGAATATGTTCAGCAAAACCCCAAGTGGAGAATCTCGTTGCAAACACATAAATACATTGGAATTCCTTAG
- a CDS encoding endonuclease domain-containing protein, whose amino-acid sequence MKIYYNQKLKQYSRDLRNNSTLSEVLLWKQLKGRKMKGYQFMRQKPIEKYIVDFYCSKLKLAIEVDGSSHNEKAEKDLKRQTELEKLGIIFLRLDDNLIKTQIHHIIRVIEDFIEELEKQNQLQTTP is encoded by the coding sequence ATGAAAATATATTACAATCAAAAATTAAAACAATATTCAAGAGATTTAAGAAACAATAGTACTCTTTCAGAAGTTTTATTATGGAAGCAATTGAAAGGAAGAAAAATGAAAGGCTATCAGTTCATGCGACAAAAGCCTATTGAGAAATATATTGTTGATTTCTATTGCAGTAAATTAAAACTTGCAATTGAAGTGGATGGAAGCAGTCATAATGAAAAAGCAGAGAAGGATTTGAAAAGACAGACTGAACTGGAAAAATTGGGAATAATTTTTTTGAGACTGGATGATAATTTAATTAAAACTCAAATCCATCATATCATAAGAGTTATTGAGGATTTTATTGAAGAGTTAGAAAAACAAAACCAACTACAGACAACCCCCTGA